A portion of the Acidobacteriota bacterium genome contains these proteins:
- a CDS encoding Crp/Fnr family transcriptional regulator, whose translation MPSKVAYLSAMKIFRDLSSEEMKMVESSTVMTTASRGKIIYMPEQTGEVLFLLKKGSVHLYRLSSEGRKLIVQTVGPMTFFGEMTIVGQNMYDLFAEAAEDCTVCVMGRADVERLILKKPQVALRMLEEVGKRMHEAQSRLGDSAFKGIPARVASLLLNLSSHGSHSITGVRHQDIADMMGVYRETVSNALGSLRDEGIIEINRKEISIRNLQKLCEVADEEILRKR comes from the coding sequence GTGCCGAGCAAAGTAGCTTATCTTTCTGCAATGAAAATTTTCCGTGACCTCTCATCCGAAGAGATGAAGATGGTTGAGTCATCAACCGTGATGACCACCGCCTCCAGAGGCAAAATCATTTATATGCCCGAACAAACCGGCGAAGTCTTATTTTTGCTCAAAAAAGGTTCCGTGCATCTCTATCGCTTATCTTCAGAAGGTCGCAAACTGATTGTTCAGACCGTCGGACCCATGACCTTTTTCGGAGAGATGACGATTGTTGGGCAGAATATGTACGACCTGTTTGCGGAAGCGGCGGAAGACTGTACGGTTTGCGTAATGGGGCGGGCTGATGTGGAAAGGCTCATTTTAAAGAAACCGCAAGTCGCGCTGCGAATGCTTGAAGAAGTTGGCAAACGAATGCATGAGGCACAATCCCGTTTAGGCGATAGCGCCTTTAAAGGGATACCGGCGCGCGTCGCCTCTTTGTTGCTCAACCTTTCCAGTCATGGCTCACATTCAATTACCGGAGTTCGGCATCAAGACATTGCCGATATGATGGGCGTATACCGCGAAACGGTTAGCAATGCGCTTGGGAGTTTGCGCGACGAAGGCATCATAGAAATAAACCGCAAAGAGATTTCTATTCGCAATCTGCAAAAGCTTTGTGAGGTTGCTGATGAAGAGATTTTACGAAAACGTTAG